A window of the Thermoanaerobaculia bacterium genome harbors these coding sequences:
- a CDS encoding DUF4019 domain-containing protein: MRLRPLALLGAALALVLAPFAARAADEPPKPPDSLPAVTAMTTWLHVIDEGKYGQSWDDASKLFQGAVSRQRWVDAMNGGRKPMGDLGKRTLKSADFRRSLPGAPDGEYFVIQFHASYAAKADAVETVTAVREGSDWKAAGYFIK, from the coding sequence ATGCGTCTTCGTCCCCTCGCGCTCCTCGGCGCCGCTCTGGCCCTCGTCCTGGCGCCCTTCGCCGCCCGCGCGGCCGACGAGCCGCCCAAGCCGCCGGACTCGCTGCCCGCCGTCACGGCCATGACGACGTGGCTCCACGTCATCGACGAAGGAAAGTACGGACAGTCCTGGGACGACGCGTCGAAGCTCTTCCAGGGCGCCGTGTCCCGACAGCGATGGGTGGACGCGATGAACGGCGGGAGGAAACCGATGGGCGACCTCGGCAAACGCACCCTGAAATCCGCCGACTTCCGGAGGTCGCTGCCGGGCGCGCCGGACGGCGAGTACTTCGTGATCCAGTTCCACGCCTCCTACGCGGCCAAGGCCGATGCCGTCGAGACCGTCACGGCCGTTCGCGAGGGGAGCGACTGGAAGGCGGCTGGATACTTCATCAAATGA